GTGGTATAGGTGCCCGCCTCCACCTCAAGTGGCGCGGCCAACGCATCCAGGGCCGTATCGAAAGCAGCGGCATCCCATGGCCCGGCGCCCCCTTTTTTCAGACTGTCGGCCAGCAGCTGCGCCAGCCCGGCTTTTTGCGGCGGAGCCGTAATTTTTCCCGATTCCACCACCACCGAAATATCCACCAGCGGCAATTCCGCATCCTGGCGATAATAGACGCGAATGCCGTTGGACAGCTCAAAGGTTTCGGGATAGTCAATCGTAAACGCCAGCTCCGGCAGGTCCAGATCGTCGGGACGGGTCCCGGCGGACAGAGCCGTCATCGACCAGCAGAGCAATAACACCAGTGACAGAATCCAGACGCTACAATGCTTCATCACCAGCCTCCTGCACCAGAGTAATGACGGTACGGTTGTCTTTGGTCAACCAGCGTTGGGCAACCTGTTGCAGCTCTTCGCCTCCGATTCCGGCGACGTTTTGATCATAATCGACCAGATAGCGCCAATCACCGGCAACCACCTGGAAACGGGTCAACATATTGGCCAGCCCGTTATTGCTCCGCAGATAGCGCAGGCGATCCGCCCGCAGGCGCTTGCGTACCGGCGTTAATTCCTCGTCACTGACCGGTTGCGCTTTCAACTGCTCCAGCTCGCGATACAACGCCTGTTCCAATTCCGCCGTTGAGTGAGGCGAACGCGGCGTCAGGCTAACGACGAACAGATTGTCATAACGGGCACCCGGAGCCGAGAAACAGTCGACTTTCGTGGCAAGTTGCTGCTCCAGCACCAGAGAACGATATAAGCGGGACGTCGGCCCTTCCGTAAGCAGTTGACCGAGCAGATCAAAGGCATAATCATCGCGCGACGGCAAGGTCGGCTTGTGAAACGCGACAAGCAACTGCGGCTCGGCATCAAAACGCACCTCGGTGCGCCGCTCGCCTTGCTGTGGTGGCTCCACAGCGGTTACCGGCGGGATTTTTTCTCCGGGTGCAATCGCACCAAAATAGCGTTGAACCATCTGATAGGTCTGCGCCGCATCGACATCACCGACGATAGCGATCACCGTATTGATCGGCGCGTAGTAACGGTGGAGAAAATCCGCAGTCTCGGCCAACGTCAGATGCTCGATATCCGAGGTCCAGCCAATCACCGGATGGCGATAAGGATGCACCTGAAACGCCGTTGCCAGCAACGCCTCGTACATCATGCCATCTGGCCGACTTTCGTAGGAGCGACGCCGCTCTTCACGCACCACATCACGCTCGGTATAGAATTCTCGCAACACGGTATTTTGCATCCGGTCGGCTTCCAGAGACATCCACAATTCAAGTTTGTTGCTTGGCAGTGAGATCAGATAACTGGTCAGGTCCTTGCCGGTAAAAGCGTTAAAGCCCACGCCACCATGACGCGCGTAAATCTGTGAGAACTCATCCTTGACCACCAGGTCGCGATGCTGTTGCTGCAGATCCTGTAATACGTTCTGCAGAGCCTGCTTGCGCGTATCGTCGCCATCGGTTTGTTGCTCAAGGCGCTCCAACTGTTCTGCGGTTTGCTCAATTTTGTCCAGCAATGGTTTTTCAGCAGCAAAATCCCTGGTCCCAATCTGCCGGGTCCCTTTAAAACGCATATGTTCAAGGAGATGGGCAACGCCGCGATTATCCCCCACCTCATTGACGGACCCCACCCCGATGGTCATGTAAGCGGTAAACGTTGGCGAATCATGACGCTCAGCCACCAGAAGAGTCAGACCGTTTGCCAAGGTAAACTGCTCAACTTTATCAGCCAGAGAATCATCCGCCGATGCAGGGATCTCAAGACAACAAAGGAATCCAAGCAAAATAAGAAAAAAAGCACGAGGGATAACGGCAGAACGCAATTTTTTCATAAACAGGACAACTCCAGTGTTTGGAACATAAACGGTTTACAGTATCGGGCAGTTTACCACAGCAGCCTCCAGCAAGAGAACCGTGATAACCACAGTCAGCAAAAGGGGTAAAATTCAGGAAGGAATCAAGGGGAAAAGACAAAAAAATGCCCTGTTCCGGAGGAGGGATGGAACAGGGCGGTGACCCCAAGGGGAAGGGGTCGGCTTGTTGCTGACAGTTTCCTGCCATGGCTTAGCAACACTGAAAGCCCTTTTTTCCGCCGTCATCACGGCGACTAAAAAGACGACGTTACTATAGCCATAAATAAAAAATTCAGCAAGCCTAAATTTTTTTATTTTCGCTTAATATGCACCTTTTCCAATCAGGAAGGATCATCGAGCAAATGATATTTCTCCAGCTTATAGCGTAAGGTGCCACGGGCCAAATTGAGCAGACGGGCTGTTTTGGCGACATTCCCCGCCGTCATGTCGAGCGCCTGACGAATCAGATCTTTTTCCAGTTCTTCGACGACAGATTCCAGACAGGTCCCTTGCGGGGGTAATACCCAGTTTAACTCTGCAGTTTGCTGCGGCGCTTTCCCCCGCACTTCAATCGGCAACATCTCCGGAGTGATCACCTCATTGCGATGCATAATACAGATACGTTCCACCATATTGCGCAACTCGCGCACATTGCCGGGCCAATGGTAGCGGCTAAGCAGTCCCAGCGCTTCAGCGGAAACTTCCCGGACAGGACGATTGAACTCGCGGCTGTAGCGCTTGAGAAAATGATCGAGCAACAGCGGGATATCATCGCGCCGTTCTCGTAGCGGCGGCATGGTGATGGGAAAGACATTGAGCCGGTAAAACAGATCTTCACGAAATGTTTTCCCCTGAATCGCCTCGGTCAGCTCACAATTGGTCGCGGCGATCACCCGCACATCAATATCAATATTGCGATTGCCTCCCAGTCGCCGAATCTTGCGATCTTCCAGCACCCTCAGTAATTTGACCTGCAGCGCCATGTCCATTTCGCCAATCTCATCGAGAAACAACGTGCCGCCGTTGGCCTCCTCAAACAGACCGATCTTACGGGTGTGGGCATCGGTAAACGCACCCTTTTCATGGCCAAACAATTCCGTCTCCAGCAAGTTAAACGGCAGAGATCCACAATTGACTTCGATAAAAGGCTGACGCTGGCGGGAGGACAAATTATGAATAGCCCGCGCTACCAGCTCTTTCCCGGTGCCACTTTCGCCGCTGATCAACACGGTCGCCGTATCATGTTGGGCCACATCTTCCACCTGATGCACCACTTCAAGAAGCTGCTGGCTGATGCCGACCATGTTGGCCTGTTCCAACAGATCGGTTTCCGAACGCCTGCGCAAACGGCGAATCTCCCGCTGCAGGCTGCGCCGTTCAAGAGCCAGCTTGACGATTAAACGGATGGCATCGGATTTGAACGGTTTCTTGATGTAATCATAAGCGCCCATCTTCAAGGCCTGAACCGCACTCTCCACCGTGCCATAGCCGGTGATGATAATGACGAGAATGTCGGGATCGATCGCCTGCAACCGGTCCAGGACATCCAGACCACTGGCCGCTCCGAGGTTCAGATCGAGCAGAACCAGATCGATCTCTTCCTGTTCCGCAATCTGCAGAGCGGAGTGAGGATCTTCACTGCCAAACAGGTGGTAACCGTCTTCACCAAGAATCCGCTCAAGATTCTCGCGAATAAACGCTTCATCATCGACAATGAGAATTTTATCCATAATGTTATTCTTCCTTCACAGCATCAGGCTGCAGGGGCACGTGGGGAAAACACAGTTCAAAACAACTGCCCTGGCCCGGCGTGCTGGTTACCTCAATACGGCCATCATGTTCAGCGATAATGTTGTGAACAATGGCCAGACCAAGGCCGTTGCCCTCTTTTTTACAGGTGAAAAAAGGCTCAAAAATCAGACGCCGCTGTTCGTCGTCCATACCGACGCCGGTATCGGCAACCTGCAAACAAAGTTCGCTTTTGTGAGACCGCAATGAAACCGTCAGAGTCCCACCTTGAGGCATGGCCTCTTGGGCATTGCGCAGCAAGTTGAGCAAGGCCTGCTGCATGCGTTGCTCATCAAGAGCAACCAGCGGCAGGCTGTCATCAAAATCGCGAACCAAAGTGATGCCACTGCGTTCACAGCCCTGTTCAAACAGTGACAGGGTTCGCTCAATCACCGTACGCATCTGTCCGGGCCGACACTCGCTGGCCGAAACCCGCGAGAATTTGAGCAGATCACCAACTAGGCCTTCCAGCCGTTCCATCTCTTCGAGAGCCCGGCGAATCAACTCCTGATCTTTGGGGGTATGTAACAAACGATCATGCAAATCGTCCAGCAATAAACTGATTCCGGTTAAAGGATTGCGAATTTCATGGGCCAGACCGGCGGCCAAACGGCCAAGGGACGCCAGACGGTCCATTCGCGCCATGCGATTCCGCATCTGGGCGCGTTCGGTGAGATCTTCAACGGTCAGGATCAAGCCATTGTCTGCAGACGGCGTCAACGGAAAAAGAGCCAGGCGAAAGGTCATTGTCCGCCCGTGTCGTTGACATTCATAGTAACGGCTCCAGCCGTTTTTTACTTCGTCGGATAAACCAACCGTTACTAGAGAATGAGAAATTTCCGGATAGCCGCCAAAAACTTTTGCCAGAGGCCTGTTCAACGCCCGATCTTCAAGATCAAGAATTTTCTGTGCGGCCTGATTCATGGAGGTGACGCAGTTCGACTCATCAACCGTCATGATTCCAGTATCGATATTTTCCATAACGGTCTGGGTAAAATTCCGCTCCAGTCTGATTTCACTGCGAGAACGACGCAACGCCTGCAAACTCTGACCGAGACGCTCGCGTCGCTGATGAAGTTCCTCAACCATGTGATTAAAGGCTTCGGTCAACGCAGCCACTTCATCATGGCCCTGCACGTCAAGGGGCTCCGCAAAGCGGCCTTGCGCCAGGTCCCTCGCACCGACAATCAAACGATGAAGCGGACTGGAAATACCTCGCGACAACAGATGAGCGGCAATAAGCAACAGCAGCAACGTTGACGCAATCAAGCCCCATCCTTGACGCCAGAAGCGGTTAAACCGGGTGCGAATGTCGGTCGAAGTGGCCACTGCCGCTCGGTGGAAGTTCGCGACTTCGGCTCCAATTGTCACACCGCCCCAGACGGGCTGATCCAGAATCCCGCGTGGTTGATAAAAAATAGGCGCAAAAGCCATCACTTTCCGCGCACCACCGACATTGGTCACATCAGCAATTCCGGAGTGCCCCTCCAAAACCTGTTGCGCCACAAGTGGATAGTTCTCGTGAATCGCTCCGGCCTGGAACAGGTTGTATGCGCGGCTGCCGTCATCGGGATGGACCGCCGTCCCCCGAAAGGCTTCGACCCACTGCCCGGTAGCATCATAGCCGCGAATATCCCAAAACTTGGGATGGGCAATCATCCAGCCCTGACGATCAAACATGAAGGCATAATTCCCTTCGCCATAGCGGGCATCGAGGACAAATGGCTCTTCCCCGGTACTGATATGACGCGTGAATTCCATCAAATGACGATGATCCAGGGCCAACATCACCAAGCCCAGTTCTTCCCCCTGCACCGTATAAACCTTGCGGCTAAAGCGGATCAGTCCGCGATAGTCTTGTCCAGCCAACTGCTGTTCACGGCTGACGTGACGGCCGATCAAAGGGGAAACCAACACGGCATCGCCTTGCAGCTGTTGCGTCTGGGCAAAAAAATCGTCGATAAGCAGATCAGCGTCCCCATCAGGGAGATGGTCTCGCAGAGCCGCCGGGTGCCCCTGAGCCAGATGAATACGCTCGCGTCCGTCAGTGCCGACAAACATCAATTGCACATACAGAGGGACAAGGACCTCCCGCCGCCGACCATCCTGTCCCCCCCCCTGCCACAAAGCGCGTTGATGATCGTGATAGAACTGTTGATAGAGCTCAATATCAACGGGCAACAATGCCAGGGTATCGACATCCGCTTCCACCCGGCTCAGAAAATCCGCCACCTGCATGGCCACATGCTGAGCACGTAACGACAAGGCCTGAGCAGCCTGTTGGTCCAGAGCCTGTGTTGCGTTCTCCCGAACCAGGCTTTCGACACTGTCAAGGCTACGCGACGCACTGATGATCAACAGCACCAAAGGAACAAGAGCAAGAAGCAGAAATGCCAGCAGAATTTTGCGATGAAGGGTCAGCGTAATCATTGCAACAGTATATCAGCCCCCCTGAAAGAACACCATATGACACGCAACTGCCCCGTTGCGGCTCATTGTTCGTGCCAACTTCGCCCACATCATGCCAAAACGGCACACCGCTCTCAAACCAATACCATAGCAAAGAAAGAGAAGCCACCTACAGACAATGCTAACAAACTGAAATTATAGGAATTAAAAAACAACGTTGCTCAAAAGGCAGGATTGGCAGCGCCCTTGCAGTATCTAACCGAAACGTCAACAAGGGAAGACGCCAACTATGTGCAAAAAGATTTTTATCGCGGCGACAGGTCAACATTGCGGGAAAACTACCATCAGCCTGTCGCTGATGCATCTGGCTCGCAAGCAATACCGCCGCGTCGGCTTCATCAAGCCACTGGGACCTAAACCCATCATGTATCAGGGACGCCTGATGGATAAAGACGCCGCACTGACCGCTGAGGTTTACGACCTCCAGGACGACCTGGATCTTATGTCTCCCGTCGTCGTACAGCAGGGAACCACCAAGCAGGTTCTTCGCGGCAAACTTTGCGCAGAAGCAATGCGTGAGCAAATCCTCGAGGCGGCCAATGCGTTAGAGCAACGCTGTGATTTCGTCATTATTGAAGGCGCAGGACACGGCGGCGTCGGCTCTGTCATCGGACTGAACAACGCCCAGATCGCCCGCATGCTTGACGCACCGGTTGTCATGGTTTCAGGTGGCGGCATCGGCAATGTGATTGACCATGTCACTCTCAATCTCGCCCTGTTTGAGCGGGAAGGCGCTGACGTTCGCCTGCTACTGGCCAACAAATTGATCACGGAAAAACGGGAAGAAAATCTTGCTTTTCTGCGCCAGGCCTTTATTGATCAGCCTCTGCATGTCGCGGGTGGTTTTAATTATTCGCCCATATTGGCCAACCCGACCCTTGGTCGGATTTCACGCTTGCTGAAAACGCCACTTCAGGGAGACCAGGACCAGTACAATCGCATTATTCACAACGTGCAACTCGGTGCGGCATCATCACAACGGGTCGCTGATCTGCTCCAGGAAGCAACCCTGCTGGTAGTCACCAGCAGTCGCGACGAGCTGCTGGTTATGCTGTCATCCCTGTACCATCTGCCTGAATTCCGCAAAAAACTGGCAGGTCTGGTCATTCCCGGCAGCACGGAAATGTCGCGAATTACCAAACAGATTCTCGATGACAGTGGCATCCCTTATTTGCGCATTTCCGGCACAACGGCCGAGACATTCAGCGCAATCAAGGACGATGTTTCAAAAATCACCCCGCAGGACGATGAAAAGATTCATCTGATTCGGACATTATCAGAAACGGAACTCGATTTCTCAACCATTGACCGTTGTCTGCATCCGATCACAAAAAATCGCAAGGCCGTTGCTCTGGCCTGAGCCAAATAAAACCATCTCATGTTGTCCTTGGCCCTCGACTCGGCTCCTCCGGTCGGGGGCATTTTTTATAAAAAAACTCACACTTCCCGAACACATTCCGTTTATTACGGTGACAAACATCACTGATCTGGTATAGTACTTCACCAAGAGCAGCAATTGGCAATAGCCAGAGAAATCTGCACTTCAGGTTATTTTGCTACGCTCTGAAACGTTTTACCCGGTTCCTTACACCACCAACCAATTTGGACGGTCTGTTGGCGAGGACCATGCACTGCGTTATATATCCGACCGCAGTTCGGTTGTGATCCCTGTAACCCTCACGTTGGACAGTGACAGTTCATGGCGCCTGAAACGCACGACGACCCCCACGGTGTAACCCCGGAGAAAAAAGTAACGCAGCCCTTTGGGGCACGCAGACCGTGTTTGGAAACACGGTTTATCGGTATTCAACACCGGCTTGCCACGACGCGACCATTACAGTCTGACGCGTGAGATGCCGGTAGATTTTCCGTGAGGTTCCGGAAAATCGCTATCAGTCAATGCGGGACAGCTGTTAAAAAAAGCGTCCCCCACATTGTCTTTCAAAGACAATGCATTTTAAAGGTCATGCATGAGTAAAAAAATGTTGATCAACGCCACCCTTCCCGAAGAGGACCGGGTCGCGATTGTTGAAGACGGTATCCTGACCGAACTGGATATCGAAACGGCTGGTCACCAGCAAACTAAAGGCAACATCTACAAAGGGGAAGTGATCCGAGTCGAACAGGGGCTTCAGGCCGCCTTCATCGACTATGGAGCGCAACGCCCCGGCTTCCTGCAAATCGGCGAAATCCACCCCTCTCTTTACCCCAATCGCGAGAGTGATGAGGGACAGTCCAACCGTCGTCCAGCCATTACTGACATTCTCAAACGTGGGCAACAACTGCTGGTTCAGGTCGTCAAAGAAGAACGTGGCACCAAGGGTGCAGCGCTGACTACGGAGATCTCCCTACCTGGGCGGTACATGGTTTTAATTCCGCAAAGCTCTTCACGGGGTATTTCGCGCAAAATTGACAACGACCAGATCCGCAAGCAGATCAAACACACGCTCTCGAGCCTTGAGCTGCCCGATGAAATGGGCTACATCATCCGTACAGCGGCCATCGACCAGCCACCGGAAGAGCTCAAGCGCGACTTTGATTATCTGCTCAATACCTATAATAGTATTGTCAGCCATAGTGACAACGCCAAAGCTCCAGCCTTGATCTATCAGGAATCCAATCTGGTTCTGCGTTCCATCCGTGATTACTTCACCCCGGAAATTGACGAAGTTCTGATTGATGATCGCGACGTCTTCCAGCAGGCTCGAGATTTCTTCAAGGCAGTCATGCCCGAATACGTCAATCTGGTCAAATTACATCAGGAACGTCGACCGATTTTTGCCCGTTATCAAATTGAGGAGCAGATCTCCCAATTATCGAGCAATACAGTAGCACTGCCGTCTGGCGGGTCCATCGTCCTCGACCAGACTGAAGCTCTGGTGGCCATTGATGTCAACTCCGGAAAGATGGGCGGAGAGCAGGATGTCGAAGCCACCGCTCATCGCGTCAATCTTGAAGCAGCCGTCGAAGTGGCCCGTCAGTTGCGGTTACGTGACATGGGAGGTCTGATCGTCATTGACTTTATTGATATGCGTCAGCGACGAAATGCCCGCGAAGTCGAAAAAGCGCTCAAAACAGCTCTGAAAATTGACAAAGCCCGTGTGACCGTCGGCCGCATCAGTCAACAGTTTGGCCTGCTGGAAATGAGTCGCCAGCGCATCAAAGCCAATCTTGGAGCAGGCAGCTTTCACATGTGCCCACATTGCCAAGGAAGCGGGCGTATCCGCAGTGAAGAGAGTCGTTCGGTTGCCTTGCTGCGCCGTATTCAGGCCGGAACAGCTAAAGGCCATATTGAATCGGTTATCTGCACCACCGCTCTCGACACCGCAAATTATCTGCTCAACAACAAGCGTCGTGAGCTTTACGACCTAGAGCAACGCTACAAGTTGACCATAGAAATCAAAGCCGACCCAAGCTATCTGCCTGAGCAATTGGACATTGATTTTGTCAAGCAAAGTCG
This is a stretch of genomic DNA from uncultured Desulfuromonas sp.. It encodes these proteins:
- a CDS encoding pitrilysin family protein — encoded protein: MKKLRSAVIPRAFFLILLGFLCCLEIPASADDSLADKVEQFTLANGLTLLVAERHDSPTFTAYMTIGVGSVNEVGDNRGVAHLLEHMRFKGTRQIGTRDFAAEKPLLDKIEQTAEQLERLEQQTDGDDTRKQALQNVLQDLQQQHRDLVVKDEFSQIYARHGGVGFNAFTGKDLTSYLISLPSNKLELWMSLEADRMQNTVLREFYTERDVVREERRRSYESRPDGMMYEALLATAFQVHPYRHPVIGWTSDIEHLTLAETADFLHRYYAPINTVIAIVGDVDAAQTYQMVQRYFGAIAPGEKIPPVTAVEPPQQGERRTEVRFDAEPQLLVAFHKPTLPSRDDYAFDLLGQLLTEGPTSRLYRSLVLEQQLATKVDCFSAPGARYDNLFVVSLTPRSPHSTAELEQALYRELEQLKAQPVSDEELTPVRKRLRADRLRYLRSNNGLANMLTRFQVVAGDWRYLVDYDQNVAGIGGEELQQVAQRWLTKDNRTVITLVQEAGDEAL
- a CDS encoding sigma-54 dependent transcriptional regulator — encoded protein: MDKILIVDDEAFIRENLERILGEDGYHLFGSEDPHSALQIAEQEEIDLVLLDLNLGAASGLDVLDRLQAIDPDILVIIITGYGTVESAVQALKMGAYDYIKKPFKSDAIRLIVKLALERRSLQREIRRLRRRSETDLLEQANMVGISQQLLEVVHQVEDVAQHDTATVLISGESGTGKELVARAIHNLSSRQRQPFIEVNCGSLPFNLLETELFGHEKGAFTDAHTRKIGLFEEANGGTLFLDEIGEMDMALQVKLLRVLEDRKIRRLGGNRNIDIDVRVIAATNCELTEAIQGKTFREDLFYRLNVFPITMPPLRERRDDIPLLLDHFLKRYSREFNRPVREVSAEALGLLSRYHWPGNVRELRNMVERICIMHRNEVITPEMLPIEVRGKAPQQTAELNWVLPPQGTCLESVVEELEKDLIRQALDMTAGNVAKTARLLNLARGTLRYKLEKYHLLDDPS
- a CDS encoding ATP-binding protein, translating into MITLTLHRKILLAFLLLALVPLVLLIISASRSLDSVESLVRENATQALDQQAAQALSLRAQHVAMQVADFLSRVEADVDTLALLPVDIELYQQFYHDHQRALWQGGGQDGRRREVLVPLYVQLMFVGTDGRERIHLAQGHPAALRDHLPDGDADLLIDDFFAQTQQLQGDAVLVSPLIGRHVSREQQLAGQDYRGLIRFSRKVYTVQGEELGLVMLALDHRHLMEFTRHISTGEEPFVLDARYGEGNYAFMFDRQGWMIAHPKFWDIRGYDATGQWVEAFRGTAVHPDDGSRAYNLFQAGAIHENYPLVAQQVLEGHSGIADVTNVGGARKVMAFAPIFYQPRGILDQPVWGGVTIGAEVANFHRAAVATSTDIRTRFNRFWRQGWGLIASTLLLLLIAAHLLSRGISSPLHRLIVGARDLAQGRFAEPLDVQGHDEVAALTEAFNHMVEELHQRRERLGQSLQALRRSRSEIRLERNFTQTVMENIDTGIMTVDESNCVTSMNQAAQKILDLEDRALNRPLAKVFGGYPEISHSLVTVGLSDEVKNGWSRYYECQRHGRTMTFRLALFPLTPSADNGLILTVEDLTERAQMRNRMARMDRLASLGRLAAGLAHEIRNPLTGISLLLDDLHDRLLHTPKDQELIRRALEEMERLEGLVGDLLKFSRVSASECRPGQMRTVIERTLSLFEQGCERSGITLVRDFDDSLPLVALDEQRMQQALLNLLRNAQEAMPQGGTLTVSLRSHKSELCLQVADTGVGMDDEQRRLIFEPFFTCKKEGNGLGLAIVHNIIAEHDGRIEVTSTPGQGSCFELCFPHVPLQPDAVKEE
- a CDS encoding AAA family ATPase, with the translated sequence MCKKIFIAATGQHCGKTTISLSLMHLARKQYRRVGFIKPLGPKPIMYQGRLMDKDAALTAEVYDLQDDLDLMSPVVVQQGTTKQVLRGKLCAEAMREQILEAANALEQRCDFVIIEGAGHGGVGSVIGLNNAQIARMLDAPVVMVSGGGIGNVIDHVTLNLALFEREGADVRLLLANKLITEKREENLAFLRQAFIDQPLHVAGGFNYSPILANPTLGRISRLLKTPLQGDQDQYNRIIHNVQLGAASSQRVADLLQEATLLVVTSSRDELLVMLSSLYHLPEFRKKLAGLVIPGSTEMSRITKQILDDSGIPYLRISGTTAETFSAIKDDVSKITPQDDEKIHLIRTLSETELDFSTIDRCLHPITKNRKAVALA
- a CDS encoding Rne/Rng family ribonuclease, with protein sequence MSKKMLINATLPEEDRVAIVEDGILTELDIETAGHQQTKGNIYKGEVIRVEQGLQAAFIDYGAQRPGFLQIGEIHPSLYPNRESDEGQSNRRPAITDILKRGQQLLVQVVKEERGTKGAALTTEISLPGRYMVLIPQSSSRGISRKIDNDQIRKQIKHTLSSLELPDEMGYIIRTAAIDQPPEELKRDFDYLLNTYNSIVSHSDNAKAPALIYQESNLVLRSIRDYFTPEIDEVLIDDRDVFQQARDFFKAVMPEYVNLVKLHQERRPIFARYQIEEQISQLSSNTVALPSGGSIVLDQTEALVAIDVNSGKMGGEQDVEATAHRVNLEAAVEVARQLRLRDMGGLIVIDFIDMRQRRNAREVEKALKTALKIDKARVTVGRISQQFGLLEMSRQRIKANLGAGSFHMCPHCQGSGRIRSEESRSVALLRRIQAGTAKGHIESVICTTALDTANYLLNNKRRELYDLEQRYKLTIEIKADPSYLPEQLDIDFVKQSRDSGLNTPKELGPLVDTDLSERANIEVVLPDPVTVEEPEEMLADTAEEASDEAPRKSSRRRRRSNRRRNDRNRKNDEPGSESAVDVDANRPEAAIEPSSDDASPASHHSLGEDQPQEQTSAKAATSEADSPRDTETSPTSEPSESEAKNSESEEKKPARKPARRRAPRRNVASKTEQQEGSKAEETTQTASVEQAKPDMVSANAEAATAMDENTGQEESKPAPRRRPSRKTTAGNKVASADADQPETTPEPQDSGEADAAPKKRVTRTRRKPAQDTTAAEKEQGRQDKEAAPAPSTPEEKKPARRRTTRKKTTDTNPESSSPEPDNGGDSAPPKKPTRRRSTQTTSSEASPQESSDTAEEESKKPTRRRTTKKSPASKTTAEKDAASQTQETPEKNETENGDEKPKRRAPRRKKAAPVEPKNSDETITSES